A single region of the Anabaena sphaerica FACHB-251 genome encodes:
- a CDS encoding DUF2157 domain-containing protein gives MILDNFPQKLRQEAQRWRDEGLISSSQYQQIADRYQFNKIEAAAKESSGLIAIAVGGLLLILGVIIFVAANWQTWSREVKFILLMSLFLSTAITGFLTWREPTLAKGEGKKPQRSKRLLGEALLILSALILGATLMLMAQIFNISGSASQLFLAWGFGVLVMAYSLSLSSLGVLAIILLQIGYWFGLREFWSSTSDFNWARLAVRHTPLISWLLFVPLAYICRSRVIFVLAAIAFTLSLQYNLNPLPLLTFSDVIPWVASFALALPPALFWSYDDLLFPTVNYRLFQPIARNLALGCFAVVFYLLSFRWQWQSFSYGYGNSPTNVSNVFQSLPIIDLGILSGLAVLQWLFLFRHRHPNRRDVFFTITVISIFLSFIVIVPFWHQAIGRITELGIFVFNVLLITLAWGLIQEGLKLTNRVSFWCGMLLFILQIISRVLEYDTDLLFRSLVFVLCGSGLISAGLWFERRFHERTAVKKQ, from the coding sequence ATGATCTTAGATAATTTTCCGCAAAAATTACGCCAAGAAGCACAACGTTGGCGGGATGAAGGACTTATTAGTTCTTCTCAATACCAGCAAATAGCAGACCGTTATCAATTTAACAAAATAGAAGCGGCTGCAAAAGAAAGTTCTGGGTTAATAGCCATTGCGGTCGGTGGTTTACTTTTAATTTTAGGTGTCATTATCTTTGTAGCAGCAAATTGGCAAACATGGTCAAGAGAAGTCAAATTTATCTTGTTGATGAGTTTGTTTTTGTCTACTGCTATCACTGGTTTTTTGACTTGGAGAGAACCTACTCTTGCTAAGGGGGAAGGTAAAAAACCACAACGCAGCAAACGTTTATTAGGAGAAGCGTTACTAATTCTCAGTGCTTTGATTTTAGGGGCAACTTTAATGCTGATGGCGCAAATATTCAATATTAGCGGTTCAGCTTCGCAGTTGTTTTTGGCTTGGGGGTTTGGTGTTTTAGTGATGGCTTATAGTCTATCCTTAAGTTCTTTGGGGGTTTTGGCTATTATCCTACTACAAATTGGCTATTGGTTTGGACTCAGAGAGTTTTGGTCTTCTACTAGTGATTTTAATTGGGCGCGTTTAGCGGTGCGACATACGCCGTTAATTTCCTGGTTGTTGTTTGTGCCTTTGGCGTATATTTGTCGTTCACGAGTGATTTTTGTATTAGCTGCGATCGCTTTTACTCTTTCTTTGCAATACAATCTCAACCCTTTACCATTGCTAACTTTTTCTGATGTAATTCCTTGGGTGGCTTCTTTTGCTTTAGCACTCCCACCTGCATTATTTTGGAGTTATGATGATTTGTTGTTCCCAACAGTTAATTATAGGTTATTTCAACCTATAGCCCGTAATTTGGCGTTGGGGTGTTTTGCAGTAGTCTTTTATTTATTGTCTTTCCGTTGGCAATGGCAATCTTTTAGTTATGGTTATGGTAATTCACCAACCAATGTCTCGAATGTATTTCAATCTCTGCCAATAATTGATTTAGGAATTCTCAGCGGTTTGGCAGTGCTGCAATGGTTATTTCTGTTTCGTCATCGTCATCCCAACCGGAGGGATGTATTTTTTACTATCACTGTGATTAGTATTTTTCTGAGTTTTATTGTGATCGTACCTTTTTGGCATCAAGCTATCGGTCGGATTACTGAACTCGGTATTTTTGTTTTCAATGTCCTGTTGATAACTTTAGCTTGGGGATTGATTCAAGAAGGATTGAAGTTAACTAACAGAGTCTCTTTTTGGTGTGGTATGCTATTATTCATCCTGCAAATTATTAGCCGGGTGCTAGAGTACGACACCGATTTATTGTTTAGATCATTGGTGTTTGTATTGTGCGGTTCGGGTCTGATTTCTGCGGGTCTTTGGTTTGAACGTCGCTTCCATGAACGTACTGCGGTTAAGAAACAGTAG
- the ftsH3 gene encoding ATP-dependent zinc metalloprotease FtsH3 — protein MNKRWRNAGLYALLFIVVIALGTAFFDNQPPQVETWRYSEFIQQVKQDRVERVSLSSDRSTAIVTPKYDANKKRVTLVNDPDLINTLTTKGVDIAVLPQTDEGFWFKALSSLFFPVLLLVGLFFLLRRAQSGPGSQAMNFGKSKARVQMEPQTQVTFGDVAGIDQAKLELNEVVDFLKNADRFTAVGAKIPKGVLLVGPPGTGKTLLARAVAGEAGVPFFSISGSEFVEMFVGVGASRVRDLFEQAKTNAPCIVFIDEIDAVGRQRGAGLGGGNDEREQTLNQLLTEMDGFEGNTGIIIIAATNRPDVLDAALLRPGRFDRQVVVDRPDYGGRSEILKVHARGKTLSKDVDLDKIARRTPGFTGADLSNLLNEAAILAARRNLTEISMDEINDAIDRVLAGPEKKDRVMSEKRKTLVAYHEAGHALVGALMPDYDPVQKISIIPRGRAGGLTWFTPSEDRMDTGLYSRAYLENQMAVALGGRLAEEIIFGEEEVTTGASNDLQQVARVARQMITRFGMSDRLGPVALGRQQGNMFLGRDIMSERDFSEETAAAIDEEVRKLVDVAYIRAKEVLVNNRHILDEIAQMLIDKETVDADELQEILGNNDVRTAAFA, from the coding sequence GTGAATAAAAGATGGAGAAATGCGGGGCTGTATGCACTGCTGTTTATTGTAGTAATTGCTTTAGGGACTGCGTTTTTTGACAACCAACCCCCTCAAGTAGAAACATGGCGCTACAGTGAATTTATTCAACAAGTTAAACAAGACAGAGTAGAAAGAGTCAGTCTGAGTTCAGATCGTTCTACAGCAATTGTGACACCCAAATACGACGCAAATAAAAAGCGCGTCACCCTAGTTAACGATCCAGACTTAATCAATACTCTGACAACTAAAGGTGTTGATATTGCAGTATTACCCCAAACCGACGAGGGATTTTGGTTTAAAGCACTGAGCAGCTTATTCTTCCCTGTATTACTTCTGGTTGGCTTATTTTTCCTCCTCCGTCGCGCTCAAAGCGGTCCTGGTAGCCAAGCCATGAACTTTGGTAAATCTAAAGCCAGAGTGCAAATGGAACCCCAAACCCAAGTTACCTTTGGCGATGTGGCGGGTATTGACCAAGCCAAACTGGAATTAAACGAAGTTGTAGACTTTTTGAAAAACGCCGATCGCTTTACCGCCGTTGGTGCAAAAATTCCTAAAGGTGTATTGTTAGTTGGCCCTCCTGGTACTGGTAAAACCCTCCTCGCACGTGCGGTAGCTGGAGAAGCTGGTGTACCCTTCTTCTCAATCTCCGGTTCTGAGTTTGTAGAAATGTTCGTTGGTGTGGGTGCTTCCCGCGTCCGCGATTTATTTGAGCAAGCTAAAACCAACGCTCCCTGTATCGTCTTCATCGATGAAATTGACGCAGTAGGTCGTCAACGGGGTGCTGGTTTAGGTGGTGGTAACGACGAACGGGAACAAACCCTCAACCAGTTACTCACCGAAATGGATGGTTTTGAAGGTAACACAGGTATCATCATCATTGCTGCTACCAACCGTCCTGACGTACTTGATGCAGCTTTATTGCGTCCCGGTCGTTTTGACCGTCAAGTTGTCGTAGACCGTCCCGACTACGGTGGACGCAGCGAAATTCTCAAAGTTCACGCACGGGGTAAAACCTTATCTAAAGATGTGGACTTGGATAAAATCGCTCGTCGTACTCCTGGTTTCACCGGTGCAGATTTATCTAACCTGTTGAACGAAGCCGCAATTTTAGCAGCACGTCGGAATTTAACCGAAATTTCGATGGATGAAATTAACGATGCTATTGACCGGGTACTAGCAGGACCAGAGAAGAAAGACCGCGTAATGAGCGAAAAGCGTAAAACCTTGGTCGCTTATCACGAAGCTGGTCACGCTTTAGTTGGTGCTTTAATGCCTGACTATGACCCTGTACAAAAGATTAGCATTATTCCCCGTGGTCGTGCTGGTGGTTTGACTTGGTTTACTCCTAGCGAAGACCGCATGGATACAGGTTTATACAGCCGTGCTTATCTGGAAAATCAGATGGCTGTAGCTTTGGGTGGTCGTTTAGCTGAAGAGATTATCTTTGGTGAAGAAGAAGTAACTACAGGTGCTTCTAACGACTTACAACAAGTAGCGCGAGTTGCTAGACAAATGATCACTCGTTTTGGGATGAGCGATCGCTTGGGCCCCGTGGCTTTGGGTCGTCAACAAGGTAATATGTTCTTAGGCAGAGATATCATGTCTGAGCGTGACTTTTCCGAAGAAACAGCCGCTGCAATTGATGAAGAAGTTCGTAAATTAGTGGATGTAGCTTACATTCGTGCGAAAGAAGTGCTGGTTAACAACCGCCACATTTTGGATGAAATTGCTCAAATGTTGATTGATAAAGAAACCGTTGATGCTGATGAATTGCAAGAAATTCTCGGAAATAACGATGTGAGAACTGCTGCTTTTGCATAG
- a CDS encoding DUF29 domain-containing protein, with product MLTTDTNKQLYEQDFYLWIQTTVKLLREGKLEQLDIENLIEEIDSMGRSEKKELKTRLIVLIEHLLKLQYWTEEKDYNARGWRNTVVEQRRQIAYTLADSPSLKSVLNDIFLDCYTDARNDTLRKYQLPYELFPEESPFSFVDVLNADFIP from the coding sequence ATGCTGACCACTGATACTAACAAACAATTATATGAACAAGATTTTTACTTATGGATACAAACTACTGTCAAACTTCTGAGAGAAGGAAAACTTGAACAATTAGATATTGAGAATTTGATTGAAGAAATTGATAGTATGGGACGGAGTGAAAAGAAAGAGTTGAAAACTCGCTTAATAGTTTTAATTGAACATTTATTAAAACTGCAATATTGGACAGAAGAAAAAGATTATAATGCTAGAGGTTGGCGTAATACTGTTGTTGAGCAAAGACGACAAATAGCTTATACTCTTGCAGACAGTCCCAGCTTAAAATCTGTTTTAAATGACATATTTTTAGATTGTTATACAGATGCTAGAAATGATACCCTCAGAAAATATCAACTTCCTTATGAGTTATTTCCTGAAGAGTCACCATTTTCTTTCGTTGATGTTCTGAATGCAGATTTTATCCCATAA
- the fni gene encoding type 2 isopentenyl-diphosphate Delta-isomerase, with protein sequence MNSPTTTPAQTQNRKADHIRICLEEDVQCQQVTTGLERYRFTHCCLPECDRHDIDISTTFLGKRLNAPLLISSMTGGTERAGIINRRLAEVAQQYKLAMGVGSQRVALEKPQVADTFAIRKYAPDVLLFANLGAVQLNYQCGVDECLRIIDILEADALILHINPLQEFIQPRGDTNFRELFDKIANLCSKLPVPVIAKEVGNGISATMAEKLISVGIQAIDVAGAGGTSWALVESERAETSLQRRLGRTFADWGIPTAECITSIRAQLPQIPLIASGGLRHGLDVAKAIALGADIAGLAMPFLQAADVSETALQELTEVLMAEITTVLFCTGNRTLYQLKQSDSLQRIQ encoded by the coding sequence GTGAACTCTCCTACCACCACACCTGCACAAACTCAAAACCGCAAAGCAGATCATATCCGCATCTGTCTAGAGGAAGATGTCCAATGTCAGCAAGTCACTACAGGACTAGAACGCTATCGTTTTACCCATTGTTGCTTACCGGAATGCGATCGCCACGATATTGATATCAGCACTACTTTTTTAGGAAAAAGGCTCAACGCACCTTTGTTAATCTCCTCCATGACCGGGGGAACAGAACGCGCAGGAATCATTAACCGTCGTTTGGCAGAAGTGGCGCAACAATATAAACTAGCGATGGGTGTAGGTTCTCAGCGTGTGGCATTGGAAAAACCTCAAGTTGCTGATACTTTCGCTATTCGCAAATATGCCCCCGATGTGCTTTTATTTGCCAACTTGGGCGCAGTGCAACTCAATTATCAATGTGGGGTTGATGAATGTCTGCGAATTATTGATATTTTAGAAGCTGATGCGTTGATTTTACACATTAACCCCCTGCAAGAATTCATTCAACCGAGAGGTGATACAAATTTCCGGGAATTGTTTGACAAAATAGCTAACTTATGCAGTAAATTACCAGTACCTGTAATTGCTAAAGAAGTAGGTAATGGCATTTCTGCGACAATGGCAGAAAAACTCATATCTGTGGGAATACAGGCCATTGATGTAGCTGGTGCTGGTGGGACATCTTGGGCGTTAGTGGAAAGCGAAAGAGCAGAAACATCTTTGCAGCGACGCTTGGGAAGAACTTTTGCTGATTGGGGTATACCGACAGCAGAGTGTATTACCAGTATTCGCGCTCAGTTACCCCAAATACCTTTAATTGCTTCTGGGGGGTTACGTCATGGGTTAGATGTGGCTAAAGCGATCGCTCTCGGTGCAGATATCGCTGGTTTAGCAATGCCCTTCCTGCAAGCCGCAGATGTATCAGAAACTGCGCTGCAAGAGTTGACAGAGGTATTAATGGCCGAAATCACTACCGTATTATTCTGTACTGGTAACAGAACTTTGTATCAGTTAAAGCAATCTGACAGTTTGCAACGTATACAATAA
- the sppA gene encoding signal peptide peptidase SppA — translation MTNFLKQTFASLIGSLLGLTIFAGVGTLGLLFLVIAAATSKDTGPQVKDKSMLVFDLSMKITDSQPSSSDFLQKTLAGVDEDRITLRKVIETVEKAERDPRIVGIYIDATKSGAASGLGYASLKEIRQALDKFRASGKKIVAYSTDWNEREYYLSSVANNIVLNPVGLMEINGLSSQPMFLAGALQKYGIGVQVVRVGKFKGAVEPFILDKLSPENRQQTQKLLDDVWGEWRTTVGASRKIPPQKLQAIANSQAILEANTAKSNGLVDQVAYQDQVVADLKKLTASDKDDKSFRQINITDYAEVPGKSMGVERKSENKIAVVYAEGEIVDGKGEDGQIGGDRFAKIFNKIRQDEDVKSVVLRINSPGGSATASEIIQREIKLTRQAKPVIVSMGDVAASGGYWIASDSNRIFAEPNTITGSIGVFGVLFNGQKLANNNGITWDTVKTSQYADNQTVARPKSPQELALYQRSVNRIYNMFINKVAQGRKLPQQKVAEIAQGRVWSGAAAKQIGLVDEIGGLNVALEYAAKQAKLGNDWEVQEYPQVTSLEERFFGRKLQVAQGKLGIEKTQIQPANPLLAEFEKLQQEISILNKMNDPQGIYARLPFNLKID, via the coding sequence ATGACTAACTTTCTTAAACAAACTTTTGCTAGTTTAATTGGTAGCCTACTAGGATTGACTATTTTTGCTGGGGTCGGTACTTTAGGCTTATTGTTCCTGGTTATCGCTGCTGCTACTTCTAAAGATACCGGTCCACAAGTCAAAGATAAATCTATGCTGGTTTTTGACTTGTCAATGAAAATCACCGACAGTCAACCCAGTTCCAGTGATTTTCTGCAAAAAACCTTAGCAGGAGTCGATGAAGATAGAATCACACTCCGCAAAGTTATAGAAACTGTGGAAAAAGCAGAACGCGATCCGCGCATTGTGGGTATTTACATAGATGCTACCAAGTCAGGTGCAGCCAGTGGCCTCGGTTATGCTTCCCTGAAAGAAATTCGCCAAGCTTTAGATAAATTCCGTGCTTCTGGTAAAAAGATTGTCGCATACAGCACAGACTGGAATGAACGGGAATATTATCTCAGTTCAGTAGCTAATAATATTGTACTCAATCCTGTAGGACTGATGGAAATCAACGGTTTGAGTTCACAACCGATGTTTTTAGCGGGAGCATTGCAGAAATACGGCATTGGTGTTCAGGTGGTGCGGGTAGGAAAATTTAAGGGAGCAGTAGAACCGTTTATTCTCGATAAGCTAAGTCCCGAAAATCGCCAACAAACCCAGAAATTATTAGATGATGTGTGGGGAGAGTGGCGGACTACTGTCGGTGCAAGCCGGAAAATTCCACCGCAAAAGTTGCAAGCGATCGCAAATAGTCAAGCTATTTTAGAAGCTAACACAGCTAAAAGCAATGGTTTAGTAGATCAGGTGGCTTACCAGGATCAAGTAGTCGCTGACCTGAAAAAATTAACTGCTAGTGATAAAGACGATAAAAGCTTCCGGCAAATTAACATTACTGATTATGCTGAAGTACCTGGTAAATCAATGGGTGTAGAACGCAAATCAGAAAATAAAATTGCCGTTGTTTATGCAGAAGGGGAAATAGTCGATGGTAAAGGAGAAGATGGACAAATAGGAGGCGATCGCTTTGCGAAAATCTTCAACAAAATCCGCCAAGATGAAGATGTTAAATCTGTGGTTTTAAGAATTAACAGCCCTGGTGGTAGCGCCACCGCATCGGAAATCATTCAGCGAGAAATCAAATTAACTCGACAAGCCAAACCAGTCATCGTTTCCATGGGTGATGTAGCTGCTTCTGGTGGTTATTGGATAGCCAGTGATTCTAATCGCATTTTTGCCGAACCTAACACAATTACAGGTTCTATCGGTGTATTTGGTGTATTATTCAATGGTCAAAAATTAGCCAATAATAATGGCATCACCTGGGATACAGTCAAAACCTCCCAATATGCAGATAATCAAACTGTTGCCCGTCCGAAATCACCCCAAGAATTAGCACTTTATCAACGCAGTGTTAACCGTATTTATAATATGTTTATCAATAAAGTTGCCCAAGGTCGAAAACTACCACAACAAAAAGTAGCCGAAATTGCCCAAGGTCGAGTTTGGTCAGGTGCAGCCGCGAAACAAATAGGTTTAGTTGATGAAATTGGTGGTTTGAATGTTGCGCTTGAATATGCAGCTAAACAAGCAAAATTAGGCAATGATTGGGAAGTGCAGGAATATCCGCAAGTTACTAGCTTAGAAGAACGTTTCTTTGGCAGAAAACTACAAGTAGCCCAAGGAAAATTAGGAATTGAAAAAACTCAAATCCAACCAGCTAACCCGCTTTTAGCAGAATTTGAGAAATTACAACAGGAAATTTCTATTTTGAACAAAATGAACGATCCTCAAGGCATTTACGCCCGTTTACCTTTTAATCTGAAAATTGACTAA
- a CDS encoding sensor histidine kinase yields MNLKSEVMPFKWLRKLFQRLSIRQKIVCGYGLSLGIAILGTTGGLIIGDRYYQAARINMILADEEGALLSSLQGVLLEIQVHQQELVPNLSQQQDLQYTTDLTEFQKHCQEFETLFSRLKEFSLIESQYNLQILINKHESKITEYFQKLKDLNRQISQLRLQAGGLAKAQLLILGFHQSQAAQNFFVFCHDLTDFAKAVSTSQEQADIAQNQAATIQAQIIIASMLLSVSIALILALYTSTIIASPINAVTNIAQRVTKEANFELQAPVTTKDEIGILAVALNQLIQQVKSLLEIQQAEAQTQLIQSEKMSSLGRMLAGVAHEINNPVNFISGNLVHAQTYIDDLLKLLKTYKETIPEPPDEVLAVAEEIDLEFLETDLPKILNSMTLGTERTREIVRSLKNFSRLDEGGSKLVDLHPCIDSTLLILNSRIKNSIKLVRNYGEIPLLPGYMSLLYQVFMNILSNAIDALEEKSQSHPQFSPEITIITECSCNDWVVVRIADNGSGISPENQSKIFETFFTTKPRGIGTGLGLAITHQIVVEKHRGKISCHSELNQGTEFAIALPIHGEKT; encoded by the coding sequence ATGAATTTAAAATCTGAAGTAATGCCTTTTAAATGGTTGCGAAAATTATTCCAGCGACTGAGTATTAGGCAAAAAATTGTTTGTGGGTATGGTTTATCCCTGGGAATCGCGATTTTGGGAACAACGGGCGGCTTAATAATAGGCGATCGCTACTACCAAGCTGCTAGAATCAATATGATATTGGCCGATGAAGAAGGAGCTTTGCTCAGTAGTTTGCAAGGAGTGTTGTTGGAAATCCAGGTTCATCAGCAAGAGCTAGTACCTAATTTAAGTCAGCAGCAAGATTTGCAATATACTACAGATCTAACGGAATTTCAGAAGCATTGCCAAGAATTTGAAACTTTGTTTTCTCGCTTGAAGGAATTTAGCCTCATCGAATCGCAATATAATTTGCAGATTCTGATCAACAAACATGAGAGTAAAATCACAGAATATTTCCAGAAACTCAAGGATTTAAACAGGCAAATTTCTCAACTTCGTCTCCAAGCAGGAGGATTAGCAAAAGCGCAACTGTTAATTTTGGGGTTTCATCAAAGTCAAGCCGCACAGAACTTTTTTGTATTTTGCCATGATTTAACTGATTTCGCCAAAGCCGTTAGTACAAGCCAGGAACAAGCTGATATAGCCCAAAATCAGGCGGCAACAATACAAGCACAAATTATTATTGCTAGTATGCTACTTTCAGTCTCTATTGCGCTCATTCTAGCTCTATACACTAGTACAATCATTGCTAGTCCCATTAATGCAGTCACGAATATTGCCCAAAGAGTTACCAAAGAAGCTAATTTTGAATTGCAAGCACCTGTCACCACAAAAGACGAAATTGGTATTTTAGCTGTTGCCTTAAACCAGCTAATTCAACAAGTGAAAAGCCTTTTAGAAATCCAACAAGCTGAAGCCCAAACCCAACTCATTCAAAGTGAAAAAATGTCAAGTTTGGGACGGATGTTAGCTGGTGTAGCTCATGAAATTAATAATCCTGTCAACTTTATTTCTGGTAATTTAGTACACGCCCAAACATATATTGATGATTTATTAAAACTACTGAAAACATACAAAGAAACAATTCCTGAGCCACCTGATGAAGTCCTAGCGGTAGCTGAAGAAATTGATTTAGAGTTTCTGGAAACTGATCTGCCAAAAATATTAAACTCAATGACACTGGGAACTGAACGCACGCGAGAAATTGTCCGCAGTTTAAAAAACTTCTCTCGTTTAGATGAAGGAGGAAGCAAATTAGTAGATTTGCATCCTTGTATTGATAGTACATTATTGATTTTAAATAGTCGCATAAAAAATAGTATTAAACTTGTTCGCAACTATGGAGAGATACCCTTGCTTCCCGGTTACATGAGTTTACTCTATCAAGTATTTATGAATATCCTCAGTAATGCCATTGATGCCTTAGAAGAAAAATCTCAGAGTCATCCGCAATTTTCACCAGAAATCACCATTATTACAGAATGCTCGTGTAATGATTGGGTAGTGGTGCGAATTGCAGATAATGGATCGGGAATTAGCCCAGAAAATCAAAGCAAGATATTTGAAACCTTTTTCACCACTAAACCACGAGGTATTGGTACAGGCTTAGGTTTAGCCATTACTCATCAAATTGTGGTAGAAAAACATAGAGGTAAAATCAGTTGCCATTCTGAGTTAAATCAAGGTACAGAATTTGCGATCGCTCTACCAATTCATGGAGAAAAAACCTAA
- a CDS encoding DUF937 domain-containing protein yields MGLFDQILGSVANSNQPGGLGKLVSIANTIQQISNNTGTDTSTMQSVLSVVGKQVHSSLQEKQANEGTEAVQGFVNQFAGTSPDSQAVSSLFSPAIQQQVAEIAAQRTGLDAGMIQQLLPTLVPLVLNFLQSGGNPLLNKFLDTDGDGDLDIADAIKLASRFLGR; encoded by the coding sequence ATGGGACTTTTTGATCAAATTCTTGGTTCAGTTGCTAATTCCAATCAACCAGGTGGTTTGGGTAAACTGGTAAGTATTGCCAACACCATCCAGCAAATAAGTAATAATACTGGTACAGATACCTCAACTATGCAATCTGTTTTGTCAGTAGTTGGTAAACAGGTGCATTCATCTTTGCAAGAAAAGCAAGCTAACGAAGGAACAGAAGCAGTCCAAGGCTTTGTTAATCAATTTGCTGGAACTTCTCCCGATTCTCAAGCTGTCAGTTCCCTATTTTCCCCAGCTATTCAACAACAAGTAGCGGAAATTGCAGCCCAACGCACAGGTTTAGATGCGGGAATGATTCAACAATTACTACCTACTTTAGTACCTTTAGTTCTTAATTTCTTGCAATCTGGCGGAAATCCATTATTGAATAAATTCCTTGATACTGATGGTGATGGGGATCTTGATATTGCTGATGCTATTAAGTTAGCTAGTCGGTTTTTAGGAAGGTAA
- a CDS encoding RsmB/NOP family class I SAM-dependent RNA methyltransferase has translation MEKPSNLLLKVARRLFDDADEQAKFIAALVNPKSFSPSILWCQDKPEVSPFAVEIPTSWQPEFVDRLHIGEKPGQHPLHQQGYFYCLDFSSVFAASVLLTINQPVPLVFDMCAAPGGKSVFAWKALQPDLLISNEVIGKRLGMLISNLKRCQIQPSRVVNRDSSIFAEMFAESSNLVLVDAPCTGQSLLAKGEKVPGCFHHTAINKSANRQKRIIANSAQIVAPQGYLAYMTCTYSPEENEQVCEWLLERFPQFQAVEVSHLSKYQSHLTSIPCYRMFPQDGLGAGAFTVLFKNTAEGEMKEVNLDAILSMCKYDSFTKT, from the coding sequence ATGGAAAAGCCTTCAAATTTATTACTTAAAGTTGCCCGTCGTTTATTTGATGATGCAGATGAACAAGCAAAGTTTATTGCAGCGTTAGTTAATCCTAAATCTTTTTCACCTTCTATTCTTTGGTGCCAAGACAAGCCTGAAGTTTCACCTTTTGCAGTAGAAATACCAACATCTTGGCAACCAGAATTTGTAGACCGTTTACACATTGGAGAAAAACCCGGTCAACATCCCCTACATCAACAAGGATATTTTTATTGTTTAGATTTTTCTTCTGTATTTGCTGCTTCTGTTTTGTTAACAATTAATCAACCAGTACCTTTAGTGTTTGATATGTGCGCTGCACCAGGGGGTAAGAGTGTGTTTGCTTGGAAAGCGTTACAACCTGATTTACTGATTAGTAATGAAGTGATTGGTAAACGTTTAGGGATGTTAATTTCTAATTTAAAACGTTGCCAAATTCAACCTAGTAGGGTAGTAAATCGAGATTCTAGTATTTTTGCAGAGATGTTTGCAGAATCTAGTAATTTAGTCTTGGTTGATGCACCTTGTACTGGGCAATCTTTACTAGCTAAAGGCGAAAAAGTACCAGGTTGTTTTCATCATACAGCAATTAATAAAAGTGCCAATCGCCAAAAACGGATTATTGCTAATTCGGCGCAAATTGTCGCACCTCAAGGTTATTTGGCTTATATGACTTGCACCTACTCACCTGAAGAAAATGAGCAGGTTTGTGAATGGTTGTTAGAAAGATTTCCCCAATTTCAAGCTGTGGAAGTTAGTCATTTATCAAAATATCAATCACATTTAACAAGCATCCCTTGTTATCGGATGTTTCCGCAGGATGGTTTGGGTGCAGGAGCGTTTACAGTGCTGTTTAAAAATACTGCTGAAGGAGAGATGAAAGAGGTAAATTTAGACGCTATACTTTCTATGTGTAAATATGATAGTTTTACAAAAACCTGA
- a CDS encoding GDYXXLXY domain-containing protein, translating into MTNNSPEQNRTLTPEKEFSEKLTFRDYLIATEQKANQPLPIWRLIAPLMVQIGLILAVPSQAMYTEMTGKTVVLQTIPAYSNNLLQGSSLSFDYNISRSETLRRLTGWRDWVTQNSLRNGRINQGSTLYVILQEQQSFNRGLPAAWRPVRVSSDRPMYLPNNQVALKGNYQDGLINYGLENYYVSEEQRQLINNDLSQAQQNRDGRRTPIVVKVKVDPQGNAVPTSMWIGDRNYRF; encoded by the coding sequence ATGACAAATAATTCACCTGAACAAAATAGAACCTTAACTCCAGAAAAAGAGTTTTCTGAGAAGTTAACTTTTCGTGATTACTTAATAGCGACTGAACAGAAAGCTAATCAACCGTTACCGATTTGGCGGTTAATAGCACCCCTAATGGTGCAAATTGGTCTAATTTTGGCAGTTCCAAGTCAAGCGATGTATACAGAAATGACTGGTAAGACAGTTGTTTTGCAAACTATACCTGCATATTCTAATAATTTGTTGCAGGGGTCTTCTTTGTCGTTTGATTATAATATCTCCCGCAGCGAAACTTTGAGAAGATTAACCGGTTGGAGAGATTGGGTAACACAAAATTCTCTGAGAAATGGCAGAATAAATCAAGGAAGCACCTTATATGTGATTTTGCAAGAACAACAGTCTTTTAATCGTGGTCTTCCCGCTGCTTGGCGGCCAGTGCGTGTGAGTAGTGATCGACCGATGTATTTACCCAATAATCAGGTAGCTTTAAAGGGTAATTATCAAGATGGGCTGATTAACTACGGGTTGGAAAATTATTACGTTTCTGAAGAACAAAGACAGCTGATTAATAATGATTTGTCGCAAGCACAGCAAAACCGAGATGGACGTAGAACACCGATAGTTGTTAAAGTGAAAGTAGATCCTCAAGGTAATGCTGTACCAACAAGTATGTGGATAGGCGATCGCAATTATCGCTTTTAG